In a single window of the Desulfovibrio mangrovi genome:
- a CDS encoding glycosyltransferase family 4 protein: protein MKIAVLGLRSIGGECSGGIERHVQELSTRMVALGHEVTVFCRKQYNNVGTEFKGVRLVNRPAMYSKHLEAITHTGLAVPSTLVGYDVVHFHATGPSLLSWVPRLAGVSTVVTVHGLDFLRAKWGRFASMVLRAGAWTSANSPSSTIVVSQALQSYYKQEFNCDAFYIPNGIDSPELMPLKMLARFGVDPGRYILSLGRLVPEKGIHYLLEAFRQIDTDLKLLIVGGGSHSDGYFDKLKTIAGNDSRIVFTGPLYGEEKAEAYSNAKMFVIPSDLEGMPIAMLEAMSYGCPTLSSDIPECKEVVGGLDEGLCLSFESGNVVDLKRTIEVMIRMDNLNEIGMSGREHVISSYNWDMIVDQTLDVYRSACGFL from the coding sequence ATGAAAATAGCAGTTCTAGGTCTTCGTAGCATTGGTGGGGAATGTTCCGGCGGAATTGAGCGTCATGTGCAGGAGTTGTCTACTCGGATGGTCGCTCTGGGGCATGAAGTGACAGTTTTTTGCCGGAAGCAATACAATAATGTGGGTACGGAGTTTAAAGGCGTTCGTCTTGTAAATAGACCGGCTATGTATAGTAAGCATCTTGAAGCAATAACCCATACTGGACTTGCGGTTCCTTCAACTCTTGTTGGCTATGATGTCGTCCATTTCCATGCGACGGGCCCCTCTCTCCTCTCCTGGGTGCCGAGATTGGCCGGCGTCTCGACGGTTGTAACAGTTCATGGGCTTGATTTTTTGCGTGCCAAGTGGGGGCGGTTCGCGTCTATGGTGCTTAGAGCTGGAGCTTGGACATCAGCTAACTCGCCTTCAAGTACGATAGTTGTTTCCCAAGCGCTGCAGAGCTATTACAAGCAAGAATTCAATTGTGATGCTTTCTATATTCCCAACGGGATAGACAGTCCAGAATTGATGCCTTTAAAGATGCTTGCTAGGTTTGGAGTTGATCCGGGAAGATATATTCTTTCGTTGGGTCGTTTGGTTCCCGAGAAAGGTATCCATTATTTGCTTGAGGCCTTTCGGCAAATTGATACAGATTTAAAGCTTCTTATTGTTGGTGGTGGCTCACATAGCGATGGATATTTTGATAAACTCAAGACAATTGCCGGTAATGATAGTCGGATAGTGTTTACCGGTCCTTTGTACGGGGAGGAAAAAGCTGAAGCCTATTCTAACGCTAAAATGTTTGTCATCCCGTCAGATTTAGAAGGTATGCCAATCGCAATGCTTGAGGCTATGAGTTATGGTTGTCCTACGCTTTCAAGTGACATTCCAGAGTGTAAAGAGGTGGTTGGAGGTTTAGATGAAGGTCTTTGCCTGTCATTTGAGTCTGGCAATGTTGTAGATTTAAAAAGAACTATTGAAGTGATGATACGTATGGACAATTTGAATGAAATTGGTATGTCAGGCCGAGAGCATGTTATTTCAAGCTATAATTGGGATATGATTGTTGATCAGACCTTGGATGTCTATAGATCTGCTTGTGGTTTTTTATAA
- a CDS encoding IS3 family transposase (programmed frameshift), translated as MGKKKHAPEQVIGKLREAEVLLAQGQTVPQVSRQLGVTEQTYYGWRTEYGGMQVSQAKRLKELEKENARLKRLVADLNLDKLILEEAAKGKLLSPSRRRRCVERVRSTLHVPERRACRVLCQPRSTQRYQVNPRDDEKALTEAVIEFARQYGRYGYRRILELLHRDGWRLGHTWLERIWRREGLQVPSKQPKRKRLWLSDGSCIRLRPCWPNHVWSYDFVMARTHEGKAFRMLTVIDEFTRECLAIEVARKLKSEDVLYRLSRLFLERGTPDHIRSDNGPEFTAKAVWKWLSRVGVKTLFIEPGSPWENGYNESFNGKLRDELLNGEIFMTMKEAQYLIEQWRWEYNTFRPHSSLGYKPPAPEAMLPHGGACHWPPRQAAGRTNIAGGTNE; from the exons ATGGGCAAGAAGAAGCACGCTCCTGAGCAGGTCATCGGCAAGCTGAGAGAGGCCGAGGTACTGTTGGCGCAGGGGCAAACGGTTCCACAAGTGAGCAGGCAGCTGGGCGTGACCGAGCAGACATACTACGGCTGGCGCACGGAATACGGCGGGATGCAGGTAAGCCAGGCCAAGAGGCTGAAGGAGCTTGAGAAGGAAAACGCCCGGCTCAAGCGTTTGGTGGCCGACCTCAATCTTGACAAGCTGATATTGGAGGAGGCGGCAA AGGGGAAACTTCTGAGCCCTTCGCGTCGTCGCCGTTGCGTCGAGCGTGTTCGCAGCACGCTGCATGTGCCCGAACGAAGAGCATGCCGGGTTCTCTGCCAGCCACGTTCCACGCAACGATACCAAGTCAATCCTCGGGATGATGAGAAAGCGCTGACCGAGGCCGTGATCGAGTTTGCAAGGCAATACGGCCGTTATGGTTACCGCCGCATCCTGGAGTTGCTCCACCGTGACGGGTGGCGGTTGGGTCACACCTGGTTGGAGCGCATTTGGCGACGCGAGGGGCTGCAGGTCCCCAGCAAACAACCCAAGCGGAAGCGCCTGTGGCTTTCGGACGGTTCGTGCATCCGGCTTCGACCATGCTGGCCGAACCATGTCTGGTCCTACGACTTCGTCATGGCCAGAACGCATGAGGGCAAGGCCTTTCGGATGCTCACGGTCATCGACGAGTTTACCCGCGAATGCCTGGCCATTGAGGTGGCACGAAAGCTCAAATCAGAAGATGTGCTGTATCGGCTGAGCCGGCTCTTTCTGGAACGCGGCACACCGGACCACATCCGATCGGATAACGGGCCTGAGTTCACGGCCAAGGCAGTCTGGAAGTGGCTGAGCCGAGTCGGTGTGAAAACGTTGTTCATCGAGCCAGGCAGCCCATGGGAAAACGGCTACAACGAAAGCTTCAACGGCAAATTACGAGACGAACTGCTCAACGGCGAGATCTTCATGACAATGAAGGAGGCTCAGTACTTGATCGAGCAATGGCGCTGGGAGTACAACACATTCAGACCGCACAGTTCGTTGGGATACAAGCCGCCAGCACCCGAAGCGATGCTCCCCCATGGGGGAGCATGCCACTGGCCGCCTCGTCAGGCGGCAGGCAGGACTAACATTGCGGGTGGTACAAACGAATAG
- a CDS encoding tyrosine-type recombinase/integrase: MSEHEATKRIWKRLPGTKGIRFFEHATRKHNRRPDRYFSVRWTRNGRDVEEGIGWSSEGWQTDTIIDARHTLQKNYKRGLTPSTFAELREEQEKQRRAREAADAAENVQAMTFREFFERYYVPWKRDRRKRRTWLDDLKRANHRLFPFMGDLPLDAITSELLEEYMDELYAVGLADGTVLHHIAIVRSVFNRAANTTVHGVKVFPGVSPVDGIELPRSDNPRTRYLTRDEADLLLQGCREREANALRESIAVSWRDLHDAIVLSLNTGLRLGEIQRLEWADLNFFGQTLTVRQMRDRKPGGTVPLNKLVTDMLKGRLAVRDKANPLVFVPKGTGRYREISHMFRDLVLELSLNADVTDSSQKLVFHSLRHSFASWLALAGVDIYRIKTLMRHKTITMTMRYAHLIPDASRGAVELLCAPPAASPKVLYLHHAKSADGPVY, translated from the coding sequence ATGAGCGAGCACGAAGCCACCAAGCGCATCTGGAAGCGTCTGCCCGGCACTAAGGGGATACGCTTTTTCGAGCATGCCACCCGCAAGCACAACAGGCGTCCTGACCGCTATTTCTCTGTGCGTTGGACGCGAAACGGGCGCGATGTGGAAGAAGGCATCGGCTGGTCCTCCGAGGGCTGGCAGACCGACACTATTATTGATGCCCGTCATACGCTGCAGAAGAACTACAAGCGCGGGCTTACGCCCTCCACCTTCGCCGAGCTTCGGGAAGAACAAGAGAAGCAGCGCAGAGCTCGGGAAGCCGCAGATGCAGCCGAGAACGTGCAGGCCATGACCTTCCGCGAGTTCTTCGAGCGCTACTACGTGCCCTGGAAGCGTGACCGGCGCAAGCGTCGCACGTGGCTGGATGACCTGAAGCGTGCCAACCATCGCCTCTTTCCCTTCATGGGCGATTTGCCCCTCGATGCCATCACTTCCGAGCTGCTCGAAGAGTACATGGATGAGCTCTATGCCGTCGGCCTTGCAGACGGCACTGTGCTGCATCACATCGCCATTGTCCGTTCCGTGTTCAATCGTGCGGCGAACACCACCGTGCACGGCGTGAAGGTCTTCCCCGGTGTTTCGCCCGTGGACGGTATTGAGCTGCCGCGCTCCGATAATCCCAGAACGCGCTACCTCACCCGCGATGAGGCGGACCTTCTGCTGCAAGGTTGCCGAGAACGAGAAGCCAACGCGCTGCGTGAGAGCATTGCCGTCTCGTGGCGTGATCTGCATGATGCCATTGTGCTGTCGCTGAACACGGGGCTGCGTCTCGGCGAGATTCAGCGTCTTGAGTGGGCGGATCTGAATTTCTTTGGGCAGACGCTCACCGTGCGCCAGATGCGCGACAGAAAGCCCGGTGGAACGGTGCCGCTCAACAAACTGGTGACCGATATGCTTAAAGGGCGTCTTGCCGTGCGTGACAAGGCCAACCCGCTGGTGTTTGTGCCCAAGGGTACCGGGCGATATCGTGAGATCTCTCATATGTTCCGTGACCTTGTTTTGGAGTTGAGCCTGAATGCCGACGTGACGGACAGCAGCCAGAAGCTTGTGTTCCATTCGCTCAGGCATTCCTTTGCATCGTGGCTGGCGTTGGCGGGCGTGGATATCTATCGCATCAAGACGCTTATGCGCCACAAGACCATCACCATGACCATGCGCTATGCGCACCTGATTCCGGATGCCTCGCGCGGGGCAGTGGAGCTGCTGTGTGCTCCGCCCGCGGCGTCACCGAAAGTCCTTTACCTCCACCATGCCAAATCGGCGGATGGCCCAGTCTATTAG
- a CDS encoding phage regulatory CII family protein, translating into MATPRNQRMYDSLLDLLQDLVKHAPSGLTAEQVAERLGKAYPTLMNELNAAIDTHKFGLQQLIPLMDIVDSDQPAHYIAGARHGVFVKLPKGGKLAEKTERQALACVKEFGDLMGEIHDALQNDFIDSKEQQRIAKEGYEALQAILTLLRLVDGEGGTQ; encoded by the coding sequence ATGGCAACACCACGCAACCAGCGCATGTACGACAGCCTGCTCGACCTGCTGCAGGACCTGGTCAAGCACGCTCCCAGCGGGCTGACGGCAGAACAGGTGGCCGAGCGGCTGGGCAAGGCCTACCCCACACTGATGAACGAGCTGAACGCAGCCATAGACACGCACAAGTTCGGGCTGCAGCAGCTCATTCCCCTCATGGACATTGTCGATTCCGACCAGCCCGCCCACTACATTGCGGGCGCTCGCCATGGCGTGTTCGTCAAGCTGCCCAAGGGCGGCAAGCTTGCGGAGAAAACCGAACGGCAGGCCTTGGCCTGTGTGAAGGAGTTCGGAGACCTCATGGGCGAGATCCACGACGCACTGCAAAACGACTTCATTGATTCCAAAGAACAGCAACGCATTGCCAAGGAAGGCTATGAGGCCCTGCAGGCCATCCTCACCCTGCTCCGCCTGGTCGACGGAGAAGGAGGCACCCAATGA
- a CDS encoding helix-turn-helix domain-containing protein, with translation MAYEIDIPSFRERLRHVISELGVTDQEFAAVGNVSKSTLSGYFSSERQPKAESLALWVAHYGIDANWLLLGEGEMKRGSEELSEFERTDPIAQRMRYAVRLMKEHGGSPEEIRTAITLALKGAEA, from the coding sequence ATGGCGTATGAAATTGATATTCCGTCTTTTAGAGAAAGATTGCGGCATGTTATAAGTGAGCTTGGAGTGACGGACCAAGAGTTCGCAGCAGTCGGAAACGTGTCAAAATCCACGCTTTCTGGCTATTTTAGTTCTGAACGTCAGCCGAAGGCTGAATCTTTGGCTCTTTGGGTTGCCCATTATGGGATCGATGCAAACTGGCTTCTGCTTGGTGAAGGCGAGATGAAGAGGGGCTCGGAGGAGCTTTCCGAGTTTGAAAGGACTGATCCCATAGCCCAGCGCATGCGTTATGCCGTTCGCCTCATGAAAGAGCACGGCGGCTCACCAGAAGAGATACGCACGGCCATCACGCTGGCCCTGAAAGGGGCTGAGGCGTGA
- a CDS encoding ParB/RepB/Spo0J family partition protein has product MSELIAKDAEVVLISLSKLEIRPSQHRVEKTFADIEELAENIKVVGLMHPIIVAPMSEGRYEVVAGQRRLLAVKKIGWEKIPARVVRADLTDSEKYIASGVENLLRRQTSEAEDIQWATKLYKMYGNVKIVSDKTGMSQARVRSLIKYDRLIPELKRLVDDEGVDLKVAIKAQDAATGVDGNVSTDDAISYAREMKKLAGSQVDHITRIAKQNPGVSAKEVIDKGKEAPVAKRFQVTIGANEYEALEKMAQSEGVGAAEVATELITGGLKSKGYLDE; this is encoded by the coding sequence ATGTCTGAACTTATTGCGAAAGATGCAGAAGTTGTTCTCATTTCTTTGAGTAAATTAGAAATTCGCCCTTCACAGCACCGTGTAGAGAAGACTTTTGCTGATATCGAGGAACTTGCCGAAAACATTAAGGTTGTAGGTCTTATGCACCCTATCATTGTGGCGCCGATGAGCGAGGGGCGTTACGAAGTGGTAGCGGGACAAAGGCGTTTGTTGGCAGTAAAAAAAATTGGTTGGGAAAAAATTCCGGCACGTGTGGTTCGTGCTGACTTAACGGACTCGGAGAAATATATAGCTTCTGGTGTGGAGAATTTATTAAGACGCCAAACTTCTGAAGCTGAAGATATTCAGTGGGCAACAAAGCTTTATAAGATGTATGGAAATGTTAAGATTGTTTCTGATAAAACTGGTATGAGTCAGGCAAGAGTAAGGTCTTTGATAAAATATGACAGACTTATTCCTGAGTTAAAGAGATTGGTAGATGATGAAGGTGTGGATCTTAAAGTTGCAATTAAAGCTCAGGATGCTGCAACGGGAGTTGATGGTAATGTGAGTACCGATGACGCTATTTCATATGCTCGTGAAATGAAAAAACTTGCAGGATCTCAGGTTGATCATATTACTCGTATTGCAAAACAGAATCCTGGAGTCTCTGCTAAAGAAGTTATTGATAAGGGTAAGGAAGCCCCTGTTGCAAAGCGTTTTCAGGTTACAATCGGTGCAAATGAATATGAGGCTTTGGAAAAAATGGCCCAAAGTGAAGGTGTCGGTGCAGCTGAGGTAGCGACTGAGTTGATTACAGGGGGGTTAAAGAGCAAAGGATATCTTGATGAGTAG
- the dndE gene encoding DNA sulfur modification protein DndE, with protein MEELTIQRIPFTKDADNKLRSLKARTGITPNILCRIGFCMSLELPTEPNDVSEAEKGREINRFTLFGEYESCFLAMLAIWKKKKGSTCSLDELLIRHMNRGATSIAQSIHLFK; from the coding sequence ATGGAAGAGCTCACCATTCAGCGCATACCCTTCACAAAAGATGCAGACAACAAACTGCGCTCACTGAAAGCCAGGACAGGGATTACCCCGAACATTCTTTGCCGTATTGGCTTCTGCATGTCTCTGGAACTTCCCACCGAACCTAATGATGTCTCAGAGGCAGAGAAAGGCCGCGAGATCAATAGATTCACTCTGTTTGGGGAATATGAATCATGCTTTTTGGCTATGCTCGCCATTTGGAAAAAAAAGAAAGGCTCCACCTGCTCGCTTGACGAACTTTTAATTCGTCATATGAACAGGGGAGCCACCTCAATAGCACAATCAATACACCTATTTAAATAA
- the dndD gene encoding DNA sulfur modification protein DndD produces the protein MLLKRITLDNYGLYNGTVSFDLYPREKYGKLRPVVLFGGNNGAGKTTLFDAFRVVLYGKSALGDRVTEAEYKSFLKNRIHRSPQGLLQPQSASISLEFEHTSLGEKNTYIATRQWMPGNGKGVIERLSITKNGTQLRGVNPDYWQGFVEEIIPERLSSLFFFDGEKIKSIADDIHGNAALAESVKTLLGLDIVERLSSDLSIYKSRETLKNASKDLQQDISKAEVKISELEQQITITREELATNRTEQDGIRAEIAALELRLKREGHIFSQQRDALLDEKIKLAQQIESIRRAVREECEGLYPFSFCPTITAELKEQLVEEQKSRKGTILKDELVSMRQTILDTLASSQSELTSTPLFESIKNAFNNRIIEVAPEPNIEELFGFSDTATSQILHWIELANNQSRPKVAELSDKQEELTRRLQRVEQDLLRAPEEAAIQPLIEAVGSYNQRLGMVLQEQKKKEEELRSLEYRLTLEQRKLKRALEESDSKADEKRRILLANRIQEAMKDYADRLTTAKIAQLRTTVADRFNALSRKGDLIRNIDIDPVTYAVTLADRYGNVLPKEDLSAGEKQMYAVAMLWGLSITSGRSLPIIIDTPLGRLDSEHRGKLIHSYFPCAAEQVIILSTDTEIDKEWYAELSPNVSHSYHLRYNADENRTQVSNEYFWRG, from the coding sequence ATGCTGCTGAAAAGAATAACGCTGGATAATTACGGTCTTTACAACGGAACGGTATCCTTTGACCTGTACCCTCGCGAGAAGTATGGCAAGCTCCGACCTGTTGTTCTCTTCGGAGGCAACAATGGTGCGGGTAAAACAACCCTCTTTGATGCCTTCAGAGTTGTACTCTACGGCAAATCCGCTCTCGGCGACCGGGTTACGGAAGCCGAATACAAGTCCTTTTTAAAGAACCGTATTCACAGATCCCCCCAAGGACTGCTCCAGCCTCAAAGTGCATCTATTTCCCTTGAATTCGAACACACTTCACTTGGGGAAAAGAACACTTATATTGCCACGCGCCAGTGGATGCCCGGCAACGGAAAAGGCGTCATAGAACGCCTTTCCATCACAAAAAACGGAACCCAACTACGTGGCGTCAATCCTGATTACTGGCAAGGATTCGTTGAAGAGATCATCCCTGAGCGTCTCTCTTCGCTGTTCTTTTTTGACGGCGAGAAAATCAAAAGTATTGCGGATGATATCCATGGCAACGCCGCACTGGCAGAGTCAGTCAAGACGCTGCTGGGACTAGATATTGTTGAACGTCTCTCTTCGGACCTCAGCATCTACAAATCGAGGGAGACACTCAAAAATGCCAGCAAGGATTTACAACAGGACATTAGTAAAGCAGAAGTCAAAATCTCGGAGTTAGAGCAACAGATTACCATCACACGAGAAGAGTTAGCTACTAACCGAACTGAACAGGATGGCATTCGGGCAGAAATCGCTGCCCTTGAGTTGAGACTTAAACGCGAAGGCCACATATTCTCCCAACAGCGTGATGCGCTGCTCGATGAGAAGATCAAACTCGCGCAGCAAATTGAATCCATCCGTCGAGCAGTCCGTGAAGAGTGTGAAGGGCTCTACCCTTTTTCTTTCTGTCCCACCATCACGGCAGAGTTGAAAGAGCAGCTTGTTGAGGAGCAAAAAAGCCGCAAGGGCACCATCCTCAAAGATGAGCTTGTATCCATGCGTCAGACAATTCTTGATACGCTCGCATCTTCTCAAAGCGAGCTCACAAGCACTCCTCTCTTCGAATCAATTAAGAATGCATTTAATAACCGCATAATAGAGGTTGCCCCTGAACCCAATATTGAAGAGCTCTTTGGCTTTTCCGACACCGCTACCAGTCAGATTCTGCATTGGATTGAGCTTGCGAATAACCAATCGCGTCCCAAGGTTGCGGAGTTGTCCGACAAGCAAGAAGAACTGACCCGCCGCCTTCAGCGCGTGGAGCAAGATTTGCTTCGCGCCCCAGAAGAAGCAGCCATTCAGCCACTGATAGAAGCAGTGGGATCATATAACCAACGGCTTGGTATGGTCCTTCAGGAACAAAAGAAGAAAGAAGAAGAGCTCCGCTCATTAGAATACCGCCTAACTCTGGAGCAACGAAAATTAAAGAGAGCCCTAGAAGAAAGCGATAGCAAGGCCGATGAAAAAAGGCGCATACTTCTTGCGAATCGCATACAAGAAGCTATGAAGGACTACGCGGATCGTCTTACCACGGCAAAGATTGCACAACTGCGAACAACAGTGGCTGACCGCTTTAATGCCTTGAGTCGTAAGGGCGACCTCATCCGCAATATTGATATCGATCCTGTGACATATGCAGTGACATTGGCAGACCGCTACGGAAATGTACTCCCCAAGGAGGATCTGAGCGCCGGGGAAAAACAGATGTACGCTGTGGCCATGCTATGGGGCCTTTCCATCACTTCTGGCCGCTCATTGCCAATCATCATCGACACTCCACTTGGTCGCTTGGACAGCGAACACCGGGGGAAGCTCATTCATAGCTACTTCCCGTGCGCAGCGGAGCAGGTAATCATCCTCTCTACTGATACAGAGATTGATAAAGAATGGTATGCGGAATTAAGCCCCAATGTATCCCATAGCTACCATCTTCGGTACAACGCAGACGAGAACCGGACTCAAGTGTCCAACGAATATTTCTGGAGAGGATAA
- the dndC gene encoding DNA phosphorothioation system sulfurtransferase DndC — translation MSQAECNPSPKDHANLIELIKETYLADGRPWIIGFSGGKDSTCVLQLVWTALSQIPPDQRTKKVYSISSDTFVEMPLIEEYLHKKIHQLNQAAKLEELPIQAIPVCPDIDETFWVNMIGRGYPAPYRTFRWCTDRMKIKPTSRFIKEQIASHGEVVVVLGVRKSESSARAGSMQEERVTDTGKRVGRKMVGKYLSQHKDLPSALVFSPIEEWSTEDVWDFLRNCPPPWGGDHSQLEVLYRNAQKADDDGEDELAEQTFGNSRFGCWTCTVVQRDLSMEAFIEKGEKWLAPLLKFRDDLMITFERDFKLQHREHRRRTGQVLTKEGKDGNTILVWGPFTLEYRKKLLTKLLRTQQEVRQLKNDSRLELVKREELLRIRQLWRTEEADWADSLPVIFETETGEPFNAPRDDWSGMGKTELELLKEVCEEHQLPLGLLTDLFDVEKRHNGMSRRSQIFNNIHSVFSKDWRTREEVFQDIGFEASLENTGVGDILHAAEKNNAG, via the coding sequence ATGTCGCAGGCAGAATGTAATCCGTCCCCCAAAGACCACGCAAATCTCATTGAACTTATAAAAGAAACATACCTAGCTGACGGCCGCCCGTGGATTATCGGCTTTAGCGGTGGGAAAGATTCCACATGCGTACTTCAACTGGTTTGGACTGCGCTCTCACAAATTCCTCCAGACCAAAGGACCAAGAAGGTCTACAGCATTTCTTCTGACACTTTCGTGGAAATGCCACTCATCGAAGAGTACCTACACAAAAAAATTCACCAACTAAATCAAGCAGCAAAGCTTGAAGAGCTACCGATTCAAGCCATCCCAGTTTGCCCTGACATCGACGAGACATTTTGGGTAAACATGATTGGTAGGGGCTATCCCGCACCGTATCGCACTTTCAGGTGGTGCACCGATCGCATGAAGATCAAACCAACCAGCCGGTTCATAAAAGAGCAAATCGCCTCACATGGCGAAGTGGTGGTTGTGCTAGGGGTAAGAAAATCTGAAAGCTCAGCTCGAGCTGGCAGCATGCAAGAAGAGCGCGTAACCGACACCGGCAAACGGGTCGGACGTAAAATGGTAGGAAAATATCTATCCCAACATAAGGACCTACCAAGTGCTCTTGTCTTCTCCCCCATTGAAGAATGGTCCACTGAAGATGTCTGGGATTTCTTACGCAACTGCCCCCCCCCATGGGGCGGCGATCATTCGCAACTTGAAGTACTTTATCGCAACGCCCAGAAAGCTGATGACGACGGCGAAGATGAATTAGCAGAACAGACATTTGGCAACAGCCGATTCGGCTGCTGGACATGTACAGTTGTCCAACGCGACCTCTCTATGGAAGCGTTCATTGAAAAAGGCGAAAAGTGGCTAGCTCCTCTTTTAAAGTTCAGAGACGATCTGATGATAACCTTTGAAAGAGACTTTAAGCTCCAGCACCGAGAACACCGGCGCCGAACAGGACAAGTACTGACCAAGGAAGGAAAAGACGGCAACACGATTCTTGTCTGGGGCCCCTTTACTCTTGAGTACCGAAAGAAGCTTCTTACGAAGCTATTGCGCACCCAGCAGGAAGTCCGCCAACTGAAGAACGATAGCAGACTGGAATTGGTTAAACGAGAAGAACTGCTTCGCATTCGTCAGTTATGGCGGACCGAAGAGGCAGACTGGGCCGACTCCTTACCAGTAATTTTTGAAACTGAGACAGGGGAACCTTTCAACGCTCCACGCGATGATTGGTCTGGCATGGGCAAAACGGAATTGGAGCTTCTCAAAGAAGTTTGCGAAGAGCATCAGTTGCCCCTTGGTTTGCTGACAGACCTTTTCGATGTCGAAAAACGCCATAACGGCATGAGCAGGCGCTCCCAAATTTTCAATAATATCCACTCCGTATTCTCCAAAGATTGGAGAACCCGTGAAGAAGTATTCCAGGATATCGGCTTTGAAGCTTCACTTGAGAACACCGGAGTAGGAGACATACTGCATGCTGCTGAAAAGAATAACGCTGGATAA
- the dndB gene encoding DNA sulfur modification protein DndB: protein MNYIDFHLQFNHLPFMKKTPSTEFTYSFPAIRGIQAGREYYVTMCPLKLVPRLFKFVEDDLPPELRAQRSINKQRIPALARYIIENKNSYAFSSLTVSIDGEVFFTSNGEDNIGRKLGVLSIPMEARFLINDGQHRRAAIEEAIQEYPELGEESISVVFFVDAGLERSQQMFADLNRYAVRTTRSLGILYDHREPISRLAKKLADNVPVFIGMTEKEKTTISNRSRKLFTLSSIYQATKQLLQKGKNDNVSRKEEQLAHEFWKEVSHCIPDWLLCKQSKVSAHELRAEFIHAHGIALQALAIAGSSLITRYPDSWQKEMTKLRDVDWSRRNLSYWEGRALIGGRLSKAKNNVVLTANAIKRHLNLPLDPKEQEVEDSYVAGRM, encoded by the coding sequence GTGAATTATATTGACTTCCACCTTCAATTTAATCATCTTCCGTTCATGAAGAAAACTCCTTCCACCGAATTCACATACTCGTTTCCGGCGATCCGAGGCATCCAAGCTGGGCGTGAATACTATGTCACAATGTGCCCCCTGAAACTTGTTCCTCGACTGTTCAAATTCGTTGAAGACGACCTTCCTCCAGAGCTTAGGGCGCAACGGAGTATCAACAAGCAAAGAATTCCTGCCCTTGCCCGATATATTATTGAAAACAAAAATTCCTATGCATTTTCCTCGCTAACAGTATCGATTGACGGAGAAGTTTTCTTCACATCCAATGGGGAAGATAACATTGGTCGAAAACTTGGGGTGTTAAGCATCCCCATGGAAGCACGTTTTCTCATCAACGACGGCCAGCACCGAAGAGCTGCAATCGAAGAGGCTATTCAGGAATACCCAGAACTCGGCGAAGAAAGTATTTCTGTTGTTTTCTTTGTCGATGCCGGGTTGGAGCGGAGCCAGCAAATGTTTGCCGACCTCAACAGATATGCCGTTCGCACAACTCGTTCCTTAGGCATTCTGTATGATCATCGAGAACCCATTTCTCGACTTGCCAAAAAACTCGCCGACAACGTTCCCGTATTTATTGGGATGACAGAAAAAGAGAAAACGACTATCTCCAACCGCTCGCGAAAACTGTTTACCCTTAGCAGTATATACCAGGCTACCAAGCAGCTTCTTCAAAAAGGGAAAAATGACAATGTTTCCAGAAAAGAAGAGCAACTTGCCCATGAATTTTGGAAAGAAGTGTCTCACTGCATCCCAGACTGGCTGTTATGCAAGCAAAGCAAAGTCTCAGCCCACGAACTTCGCGCTGAATTCATCCATGCCCACGGTATCGCTTTGCAAGCTCTTGCGATTGCTGGCTCCAGCTTGATCACACGGTACCCAGACTCATGGCAAAAAGAAATGACGAAGCTTAGAGATGTGGACTGGTCCCGTCGCAATCTCAGCTATTGGGAAGGCCGTGCTCTTATTGGCGGCAGACTCAGTAAGGCCAAAAATAATGTTGTGCTTACGGCAAATGCTATCAAGCGCCACCTAAACCTCCCGCTCGACCCTAAAGAACAAGAAGTAGAAGATAGCTATGTCGCAGGCAGAATGTAA